A window from Micromonospora terminaliae encodes these proteins:
- a CDS encoding intein-containing Rv2578c family radical SAM protein has translation MKHMRWDNLSAPPDEGTPDGAAPAAPPLPLALPGAIARTFDTPGFAGMTFYEVRAKSIINRVPGQSRVPFEWTINPYRGCSHACVYCVSGDTPILMADGRTKPISELEVGDRIYGTERRGAYRHYVVTTVRDKWSTVKRAYRVTLEDGTTLVASGDHRFLTERGWKHVTGSMRGGDRRPYLTTRNRLLGTGAFATAPKRSADYRRGYLCALVRDADHPGSRFRLATGDDEALERAERFLADAGIGTGRMPGQPVRAGRRSTTAIRTARPGDDEAVAELVSPADEPTDDWWLGFLAGSFDAVGSCRQGVFRIGVTDDESLRRAAEALDRFGFRWALDDPGNVNRARQVRLTGGLPERLRFFHLTDPAVTRKRSIEGTALKCRARLRVASIEDLGLELPLWDITTGTGDFIANGVVSHNCFARNTHTYLDLDAGADFDRRVIVKVNAGELVRRELAAPKWRGAHIAMGTNVDCYQRAEGRYALMPQILAALRDFANPFSILTKGTLLLRDLPLLRQAAEMTRVGLSYSVGFVDEALWRAVEPGTPSPRRRLDAVRRLTDAGFSVGVLMAPILPGLSDDDESIDATVAAIAASGATSVTPLPLHLRPGAREWYARWLAREYPHLVPRYRRLYQAGSYAPQAYQREVTARVRMAARRHGLHRGEPGDNRQVPEAPPAPAAEQLSLL, from the coding sequence ATGAAGCACATGCGCTGGGACAACCTCTCCGCTCCCCCGGACGAGGGGACTCCCGACGGGGCAGCGCCAGCGGCTCCACCCCTGCCGCTGGCGCTCCCCGGCGCCATCGCCCGCACGTTCGACACCCCGGGCTTCGCCGGCATGACCTTCTACGAGGTGCGGGCCAAGTCGATCATCAACCGGGTACCGGGGCAGTCCCGCGTCCCGTTCGAGTGGACGATCAACCCCTACCGGGGCTGTTCCCATGCCTGCGTTTACTGCGTCTCTGGTGACACGCCGATCCTCATGGCCGACGGCCGCACGAAGCCGATCAGTGAACTGGAGGTCGGCGACCGGATCTACGGCACCGAGCGGCGGGGCGCCTACCGGCACTACGTGGTCACCACCGTGCGCGACAAGTGGTCGACGGTGAAGCGGGCCTACCGGGTGACCCTGGAGGACGGCACCACGCTGGTCGCCAGCGGCGACCACCGGTTCCTCACGGAGCGCGGCTGGAAGCACGTCACCGGCAGCATGCGGGGTGGCGACCGGCGGCCCTACCTGACCACCCGCAACCGCCTGCTCGGCACCGGCGCGTTCGCCACCGCCCCGAAGCGCTCGGCCGACTACCGGCGGGGCTACCTCTGCGCGCTGGTGCGGGACGCCGACCACCCGGGCAGCCGCTTCCGGCTGGCCACTGGCGACGACGAGGCGCTGGAGCGCGCGGAGCGGTTCCTCGCCGACGCCGGGATCGGCACCGGACGGATGCCCGGCCAGCCGGTGCGGGCCGGCCGCCGGTCGACGACCGCGATCCGCACCGCCCGGCCCGGTGACGACGAGGCGGTCGCCGAGCTCGTCAGCCCGGCCGACGAGCCGACGGACGACTGGTGGCTGGGTTTCCTCGCCGGCAGCTTCGACGCCGTGGGCAGTTGCCGGCAGGGCGTGTTCCGGATCGGCGTCACCGACGACGAGAGCCTGCGCCGGGCGGCCGAAGCCCTCGACCGGTTCGGCTTCCGCTGGGCGCTCGACGACCCGGGCAACGTCAACCGGGCCCGCCAGGTCCGGCTGACCGGCGGCCTGCCGGAGCGGCTGCGCTTCTTCCACCTGACCGACCCGGCGGTCACCCGCAAGCGCTCGATCGAGGGCACGGCGCTCAAGTGCCGGGCCCGGCTGCGGGTGGCGAGCATCGAGGATCTCGGGCTGGAGCTCCCGCTGTGGGACATCACCACCGGCACCGGCGACTTCATCGCCAACGGGGTGGTCAGCCACAACTGCTTCGCCCGCAACACGCACACCTACCTCGACCTCGATGCCGGGGCCGACTTCGACCGCCGGGTGATCGTCAAGGTCAACGCCGGCGAGCTGGTACGCCGTGAGCTGGCGGCCCCGAAGTGGCGCGGCGCGCACATCGCCATGGGCACCAACGTGGACTGCTACCAGCGGGCCGAGGGACGCTACGCGCTCATGCCCCAGATCCTCGCGGCGCTGCGCGACTTCGCCAACCCGTTCTCCATCCTGACCAAGGGCACGCTGCTGCTGCGGGACCTGCCGCTGCTGCGCCAGGCCGCCGAGATGACCCGGGTCGGGCTGTCCTACTCCGTGGGGTTCGTCGACGAGGCGCTGTGGCGGGCGGTCGAGCCGGGCACACCGAGCCCGCGTCGCCGCCTCGACGCCGTCCGCCGGCTCACCGACGCCGGGTTCTCCGTCGGGGTGCTCATGGCGCCGATCCTGCCGGGGCTCAGCGACGACGACGAGTCGATCGACGCGACGGTGGCCGCGATCGCCGCGTCCGGCGCCACCAGCGTCACCCCGCTGCCGCTGCACCTGCGCCCCGGCGCCCGCGAGTGGTACGCGCGCTGGCTGGCCCGCGAGTACCCGCACCTGGTCCCCCGCTACCGCCGGCTCTACCAGGCCGGGTCCTACGCCCCGCAGGCGTACCAGCGGGAGGTGACCGCGCGGGTGCGGATGGCGGCCCGCCGGCACGGGCTGCACCGGGGCGAGCCCGGCGACAACCGTCAGGTGCCCGAGGCGCCGCCCGCCCCGGCGGCCGAACAGCTCTCGCTGCTGTAG
- a CDS encoding DUF742 domain-containing protein — protein sequence MRTTGDRDEAWYDEDAGPVARPYTVTRGRLTSEHGQLDLISLVVTRRSVPPSARLFPEQARIVDRCHRPLSVAEVAADLELPLGTVRVLLGDLLEVGLIETHEPPSLSGAPSRELLEALLDGLRTL from the coding sequence GTGCGCACCACTGGAGACCGTGACGAGGCGTGGTACGACGAGGACGCCGGGCCGGTGGCCCGGCCGTACACGGTGACGCGCGGGCGCCTCACGTCCGAGCACGGCCAGCTCGACCTGATCTCCCTCGTGGTGACCCGGCGGAGCGTGCCTCCCTCGGCGCGGTTGTTTCCCGAGCAGGCGCGTATCGTCGACCGGTGCCACCGTCCACTGTCGGTGGCGGAGGTCGCCGCCGACCTGGAGCTTCCGTTGGGTACCGTCCGGGTGCTGCTCGGCGATCTGCTGGAGGTGGGGTTGATCGAGACGCACGAGCCGCCGTCACTGTCCGGGGCGCCGTCCAGGGAACTGCTCGAGGCGCTGCTCGACGGTCTCCGCACGCTGTGA
- a CDS encoding cellulose binding domain-containing protein, whose amino-acid sequence MPAPPSPPRRTLPIILLDGLVAAARAVRRAAAGRRDGSRLAYVAIVAALGVLLATAYSIVTVLRTPERLTPVAVGPGGSVPATGPVATGTPEDHPAPTVAHPRTSVPPVTTAAPAVPAPPATRPSAGAPPGTTTPAPPPPVPLGAAFAVEDNALLSYGAAVTIDNPGTAPAPTWTLVVVLPRDSLRVTSVTGARATGDGATWTFVPEEDAAGVPGHGTVRVTFRVNGAALSATPTACTIDGAACTGVPG is encoded by the coding sequence GTGCCGGCACCACCGTCCCCGCCACGGCGGACGCTGCCGATCATCCTGCTGGACGGGCTCGTGGCCGCGGCCCGGGCCGTGCGCCGCGCGGCCGCCGGCCGGCGGGACGGCTCGCGACTCGCCTACGTGGCCATCGTCGCCGCGCTGGGCGTGCTGCTCGCGACGGCGTACTCGATCGTCACGGTGCTGCGCACCCCGGAGCGGTTGACGCCGGTCGCCGTGGGTCCTGGCGGCAGCGTGCCGGCGACCGGGCCGGTCGCGACCGGAACGCCGGAGGACCACCCGGCGCCGACGGTGGCCCACCCCCGCACGTCCGTACCGCCCGTGACCACGGCCGCGCCCGCGGTCCCAGCCCCGCCGGCCACCCGGCCCTCGGCCGGGGCACCGCCGGGGACCACCACCCCGGCCCCACCACCGCCCGTCCCGCTGGGTGCCGCCTTCGCGGTCGAGGACAACGCCCTACTCAGCTACGGCGCCGCGGTGACGATCGACAACCCCGGTACGGCTCCGGCGCCGACCTGGACCCTGGTCGTCGTGCTGCCCCGCGATTCGCTCCGGGTCACCTCGGTCACCGGGGCGCGGGCCACCGGGGACGGCGCGACGTGGACCTTCGTGCCGGAGGAGGACGCTGCCGGGGTGCCCGGCCACGGCACGGTCCGGGTCACGTTCCGGGTTAACGGCGCGGCGCTCAGCGCCACGCCCACGGCGTGCACCATCGACGGCGCGGCCTGCACGGGCGTACCGGGCTGA
- a CDS encoding thiol-disulfide oxidoreductase DCC family protein translates to METSTFVYDGDCAFCTQCARVIERWIPTGARVLPWQFADLDTLGLTAAECEEAVQWVGVDGVRAAGPDAIARLLGDSNPLWRVAGAGLRFAPVRAAAWPAYRWVARNRHRLPGGTAACAVPSAGRD, encoded by the coding sequence ATGGAGACGTCGACCTTCGTCTACGACGGCGACTGCGCGTTCTGCACGCAGTGCGCACGGGTCATCGAGCGCTGGATCCCGACCGGGGCCCGGGTGCTGCCCTGGCAGTTCGCCGACCTCGACACGCTCGGCCTCACCGCCGCCGAGTGCGAGGAGGCGGTGCAGTGGGTCGGCGTGGACGGCGTACGCGCCGCGGGCCCGGACGCCATCGCCCGGCTGCTCGGCGACAGCAACCCGCTCTGGCGCGTCGCCGGGGCCGGTCTCCGATTCGCTCCGGTGCGCGCGGCGGCCTGGCCGGCGTACCGCTGGGTGGCCCGCAACCGCCACCGTCTGCCCGGCGGCACGGCGGCCTGCGCGGTGCCGTCCGCCGGGCGTGACTGA
- a CDS encoding roadblock/LC7 domain-containing protein, which produces MTHSAVATDSLTDALDGLVDRVPGAEVAVVLSPDGLLLGRSGHLADQLAEHLASLVSGLYALGQAAGRVCLAGGLRQVVVQMARSFVFVATTRGGAILTVRMSGDADVGDMAYEVALFAAQAERALPVYLEARTATGGTSGAHHWRP; this is translated from the coding sequence ATGACGCATTCAGCGGTCGCCACCGACAGCCTGACCGACGCCCTCGACGGCCTGGTCGACCGGGTCCCGGGGGCCGAGGTCGCCGTGGTCCTCTCCCCCGACGGCCTGCTGCTCGGCCGGTCCGGGCACCTGGCGGACCAACTCGCGGAGCATCTCGCCAGCCTGGTCAGCGGGCTGTACGCGCTGGGGCAGGCCGCCGGGCGGGTGTGCCTCGCCGGCGGGCTCCGGCAGGTCGTCGTGCAGATGGCGCGCTCGTTCGTGTTCGTCGCCACCACGCGGGGCGGCGCGATCCTCACCGTCCGGATGAGCGGAGACGCCGACGTCGGCGACATGGCGTACGAGGTGGCGCTGTTCGCGGCACAGGCCGAGCGCGCGCTGCCCGTCTACCTCGAAGCCCGGACGGCAACCGGCGGGACCAGCGGTGCGCACCACTGGAGACCGTGA